In Drosophila yakuba strain Tai18E2 chromosome 2R, Prin_Dyak_Tai18E2_2.1, whole genome shotgun sequence, a single genomic region encodes these proteins:
- the LOC6529249 gene encoding sodium/hydrogen exchanger 3 isoform X33, producing MSIRTEQDYDSATPALQQQMNLARRACWRIKSSSSESLFKNIVSAKTDTDTVPPPPSKDKNKTRIEPQTAPAKRNTSSNWRDMFSKRMLLICALVLILGISQAQARPNTIAVGVAPGKVSQDILNPVTQLNLRQSTPVDAVDVSLDPTPSVRLPRAEPLKSGDQDAGESHKMERYPLSSVDFARVKTPFIIGIWILSASIAKIGFHMTPKLHLIFPESCLLIVVGVVIGVVLYFCTDVAVSPLTPNTFFFYMLPPIILDAGYFMPNRLFFDNLGTILLMAVVGTIFNIATIGGSLYACGKMGIYGESETPGLMDVFLFASLISAVDPVAVLAVFEEIHVNEILYIVVFGESLLNDAVTVVMYHMMESYNEIGLDKIIAQDIASGVGSFFVVALGGTAIGIIWGFLTGLVTRFTDHVRVIEPIFIFVMAYLAYLNAEIFHMSGILAITFCGITMKNYVESNISQKSHTTVKYALKMLSSSAETIIFMFLGVATVNNMHVWNTWFVVLTIAFCSVFRVIGVILLSALANRFRLHKLSRVDQFVMSYGGLRGAVAFALVLLVDENVVKQKNMFVTTTIAVIYFTVFLQGITIKPLVKILNVKRANKRKPTMNERIHERFMDHLMAGIEDIVGKTGNYNVRDKFKRFDNRFIRPLLIRDLKGAEPKIIETYSKLTMRDAMEVMRRNPSTIGQMTGTESMSALFRNYTNNYIGGSPSLTNLDNTCSRNLDMAELDYNPSKKDLTDARIHHLLAEELKPYRRHRRLSYSRHAVDDRDLSTQVNYKMQMNFRRMFNDRKHHKRSKRGASNKEAKENVKQNHVSFHDFQQNGTTKQLTNAEECQQNPNEINVVGPSDDWDDGLTFTAKSSPDSDRANNNSLIAHIQNLPGFDASKARIVVQHYAPRADDYPDTDLESPEQAIGPTAAELILPWRRDRSYQSIVAEHPIPEEDRNLSRESDGERRVATPTATESQLPWKRQGDECTDAVQQNEFPAWASNKEYLAYNSPSATFLGGINKPKQPKSVIGLFRRESSSSKAGSVGIGSTGAMDSAATGSDTMMVPMSSQPPNTPSSSMHNPRLDKRSQSISSSSLGAGAHQLGPEGHSGPFPITASHRRNVRRGSMLELSGLIATGRRPSRILQFSTGATNSLGSAMITSPSPPPPTTSTTTTTKPTSTSTTKNNTTNNSTDTTSASATNSTPTSPKSEDNATYTSHTK from the exons ATGAGCATCCGCACGGAGCAGGATTACGACAGTGCCACTCCGGCGCTGCAACAGCAAATGAATTTGGCCCGAAGAGCCTGCTGGAGGATCAAATCCTCCAGCTCGGAATCCCTCTTCAAAAATATAGTTTCTGCaaaaacagatacagatacagtaccaccaccaccatcaaaagataaaaacaaaacgagaaTAGAGCCACAGACAGCGCCCGCGAAACGCAACACATCCTCCAACTGGCGGGATATGTTCAGCAAGAGGATGCTGCTTATTTGCGCCCTAGTCCTGATCCTTGGAATTTCCCAGGCCCAGGCCCGGCCCAACACGATTGCTGTGGGAGTAGCTCCGGGAAAGGTCAGCCAAGATATTCTAAATCCGGTCACCCAGCTAAAT CTGCGCCAGTCGACGCCCGTGGATGCGGTAGATGTGAGCCTGGATCCAACGCCATCGGTGAGGTTGCCACGTGCCGAGCCATTGAAATCCGGTGACCAGGATGCCGGCGAGAGCCACAAAATGGAGCGGTATCCCCTCTCCAGTGTGGACTTTGCTCGGGTAAAGACGCCGTTCATCATCGGAATCTGGATCCTGTCGGCTAGTATAGCTAAAATCG GTTTCCATATGACGCCCAAGCTGCATCTAATATTTCCGGAATCGTGCCTCCTAATTGTCGTGGGCGTGGTAATTGGCGTGGTGCTCTATTTCTGCACCGATGTTGCCGTCTCCCCGCTGACTCCCAATACCTTCTTCTTCTACATGCTGCCACCGATTATCCTGGACGCAGGCTACTTTATGCCCAATAGATTGTTCTTCGACAACCTGGGCACCATCCTGCTGATGGCGGTGGTCGGAACCATCTTCAACATAGCCACCATCG GTGGCTCGTTGTACGCCTGCGGAAAGATGGGAATTTACGGGGAAAGCGAGACTCCGGGTCTAATGGACGTGTTTCTATTTGCCTCACTGATATCTGCTGTGGATCCGGTGGCCGTTTTGGCCGTATTCGAGGAGATACATGTGAATGAGATCCTGTATATTGTCGTCTTTGGCGAGTCCTTGCTGAACGATGCTGTCACG GTTGTGATGTACCACATGATGGAGTCCTACAATGAGATAGGCTTAGACAAAATCATCGCCCAGGACATCGCCAGCGGCGTGGGTTCCTTTTTTGTGGTTGCACTGGGTGGCACTGCCATAG GCATCATCTGGGGCTTTCTCACTGGCTTAGTAACCCGATTCACCGATCACGTGCGTGTCATAGAAcccattttcatatttgtgaTGGCGTACTTGGCGTATCTTAATGCGGAAATATTCCACATGAGCGGCATTTTAGC CATCACTTTCTGTGGTATCACAATGAAAAACTATGTGGAATCGAATATTTCACAAAAGTCGCATACGACTGTTAAATATGCCTTAAAGATGTTATCCAGTTCGGCGGAGACCATTATATTTATGTTCCTAGGCGTGGCCACTGTGAACAACATGCACGTATGGAATACGTGGTTTGTGGTATTGACCATTGCCTTCTGTTCAGTTTTTCGTGTAATTG GTGTCATTTTGCTATCGGCCCTTGCCAATCGCTTCCGTCTGCACAAATTGTCCCGGGTGGATCAGTTTGTGATGTCGTACGGAGGATTGCGTGGTGCAGTGGCCTTTGCCCTAGTACTGTTAGTGGACGAGAATGTGGTCAAGCAGAAGAACATGTTTGTTACCACAACGATAGCTGTGATTTACTTTACTGTCTTCCTGCAAGGAATCACTATTAAGCCGCTGGTGAAAATCCTTAATGTGAAGCGCGCTAATAAACGCAAGCCAACCATGAACGAGCGAATTCATGAAAGG TTCATGGATCACTTGATGGCTGGAATTGAGGATATAGTGGGCAAAACGGGCAACTACAATGTGCGGGATAAGTTCAAGCGTTTCGACAATCGCTTCATTCGTCCGCTGCTGATCAGAGATCTTAAG GGAGCTGAGCCAAAGATCATCGAGACGTACTCCAAACTGACAATGCGCGATGCCATGGAAGTCATGAGGCGAAATCCATCCACTATTGGCCAGATGACGGGAACCGAGTCTATGAGCGCCCTTTTCCGGAATTATACCAATAACTATATTGGCGGCAG TCCCAGTCTAACAAATCTAGACAATACTTGCTCACGTAATCTGGACATGGCTGAGCTGGATTATAATCCCTCTAAGAAGGATCTGACCGATGCCAGGATACATCATCTTTTGGCCGAAGAACTGAAGCCTTATAGAAGG CACCGTCGTCTTAGTTATAGCCGACACGCAGTAGATGACAGAGACTTGTCCACTCAG GTCAATTACAAGATGCAAATGAACTTCAGGCGCATGTTTAATGATCGAAAACATCACAAACGCAGCAAACGTGGTGCCAGCAACAAG GAGGCCAAGGAGAACGTTAAGCAGAATCACGTCTCTTTCCATGACTTTCAACAAAACGGCACCACTAAGCAGCTGACCAATG CAGAAGAGTGCCAACAGAATCCCAACGAGATCAATGTTGTTGGCCCGAGCGACGATTGGGATGATGGCCTGACGTTCACCGCCAAATCATCAC CTGACTCGGACCGTGCCAATAACAATTCCCTGATAGCCCACATCCAAAACCTGCCGGGTTTCGATGCCTCCAAGGCCCGTATCGTCGTCCAGCACTATGCGCCCAGGGCCGACGACTATCCGGACACAGATCTAGAGTCCCCGGAACAGGCCATTGGGCCCACGGCCGCCGAATTGATATTGCCGTGGCGGCGGGATCGTTCATACCAGAGCATTG TGGCCGAACATCCCATTCCCGAGGAGGATCGTAATCTGTCCCGCGAATCCGACGGAGAAAGGCgtgtggccacgcccaccgccacGGAATCCCAGTTGCCTTGGAAACGGCAGGGTGACGAATGCAcggatgcagtgcagcagaACGAGTTCCCCGCTTGGGCCTCCAACAAGGAGTACTTGGCCTACAATTCCCCCAGTGCAACATTCCTAG GTGGTATAAACAAGCCTAAACAGCCAAAGTCCGTCATAGGTCTCTTCCGACGTGAGAGTTCTAGCTCGAAGGCCGGGAGCGTTGGCATCGGCAGCACAGGAGCCATGGACTCTGCCGCCACTGGCTCCGACACGATGATGGTGCCCATGTCCAGCCAGCCGCCCAACACTCCATCGTCGTCCATGCACAATCCGCGGCTGGACAAGCGCTCCCAGTCGATTTCGTCCAGTTCTCTGGGCGCTGGAGCGCATCAGCTAGGTCCGGAGGGTCATTCCGGCCCATTTCCGATTACGGCCAGTCACCGGCGGAACGTACGCAGGGGCTCCATGCTTGAGCTAAGCGG ACTCATTGCAACTGGACGAAGGCCCAGTAGAATTTTGCAATTTAGTACGGGAGCAACTAATTCACTAGGGTCAGCCATGATTACAAGCCCTTCTCCTCCACCTCCTACTActtcaacaacaacaactacaaaacCTACAAGCACATCAACAACCAAGaacaacaccaccaacaattCAACAGATACAACATCAGCAAGCGCGACGAACTCGACGCCAACCTCTCCGAAATCGGAGGACAACGCTACATATACGTCCCATACAAAGTAA
- the LOC6529249 gene encoding sodium/hydrogen exchanger 3 isoform X28: MSIRTEQDYDSATPALQQQMNLARRACWRIKSSSSESLFKNIVSAKTDTDTVPPPPSKDKNKTRIEPQTAPAKRNTSSNWRDMFSKRMLLICALVLILGISQAQARPNTIAVGVAPGKVSQDILNPVTQLNLRQSTPVDAVDVSLDPTPSVRLPRAEPLKSGDQDAGESHKMERYPLSSVDFARVKTPFIIGIWILSASIAKIGFHMTPKLHLIFPESCLLIVVGVVIGVVLYFCTDVAVSPLTPNTFFFYMLPPIILDAGYFMPNRLFFDNLGTILLMAVVGTIFNIATIGGSLYACGKMGIYGESETPGLMDVFLFASLISAVDPVAVLAVFEEIHVNEILYIVVFGESLLNDAVTVVMYHMMESYNEIGLDKIIAQDIASGVGSFFVVALGGTAIGIIWGFLTGLVTRFTDHVRVIEPIFIFVMAYLAYLNAEIFHMSGILAITFCGITMKNYVESNISQKSHTTVKYALKMLSSSAETIIFMFLGVATVNNMHVWNTWFVVLTIAFCSVFRVIGVILLSALANRFRLHKLSRVDQFVMSYGGLRGAVAFALVLLVDENVVKQKNMFVTTTIAVIYFTVFLQGITIKPLVKILNVKRANKRKPTMNERIHERFMDHLMAGIEDIVGKTGNYNVRDKFKRFDNRFIRPLLIRDLKGAEPKIIETYSKLTMRDAMEVMRRNPSTIGQMTGTESMSALFRNYTNNYIGGRWAPPTIYTTCPSLTNLDNTCSRNLDMAELDYNPSKKDLTDARIHHLLAEELKPYRRASIQMHRRLSYSRHAVDDRDLSTQVNYKMQMNFRRMFNDRKHHKRSKRGASNKEAKENVKQNHVSFHDFQQNGTTKQLTNGTESSSNHSRKKSYRKRHTHNSLNKYRKLEIDYINNVLNETAEECQQNPNEINVVGPSDDWDDGLTFTAKSSPDSDRANNNSLIAHIQNLPGFDASKARIVVQHYAPRADDYPDTDLESPEQAIGPTAAELILPWRRDRSYQSIVAEHPIPEEDRNLSRESDGERRVATPTATESQLPWKRQGDECTDAVQQNEFPAWASNKEYLAYNSPSATFLGGINKPKQPKSVIGLFRRESSSSKAGSVGIGSTGAMDSAATGSDTMMVPMSSQPPNTPSSSMHNPRLDKRSQSISSSSLGAGAHQLGPEGHSGPFPITASHRRNVRRGSMLELSGLIATGRRPSRILQFSTGATNSLGSAMITSPSPPPPTTSTTTTTKPTSTSTTKNNTTNNSTDTTSASATNSTPTSPKSEDNATYTSHTNGVSIESD; encoded by the exons ATGAGCATCCGCACGGAGCAGGATTACGACAGTGCCACTCCGGCGCTGCAACAGCAAATGAATTTGGCCCGAAGAGCCTGCTGGAGGATCAAATCCTCCAGCTCGGAATCCCTCTTCAAAAATATAGTTTCTGCaaaaacagatacagatacagtaccaccaccaccatcaaaagataaaaacaaaacgagaaTAGAGCCACAGACAGCGCCCGCGAAACGCAACACATCCTCCAACTGGCGGGATATGTTCAGCAAGAGGATGCTGCTTATTTGCGCCCTAGTCCTGATCCTTGGAATTTCCCAGGCCCAGGCCCGGCCCAACACGATTGCTGTGGGAGTAGCTCCGGGAAAGGTCAGCCAAGATATTCTAAATCCGGTCACCCAGCTAAAT CTGCGCCAGTCGACGCCCGTGGATGCGGTAGATGTGAGCCTGGATCCAACGCCATCGGTGAGGTTGCCACGTGCCGAGCCATTGAAATCCGGTGACCAGGATGCCGGCGAGAGCCACAAAATGGAGCGGTATCCCCTCTCCAGTGTGGACTTTGCTCGGGTAAAGACGCCGTTCATCATCGGAATCTGGATCCTGTCGGCTAGTATAGCTAAAATCG GTTTCCATATGACGCCCAAGCTGCATCTAATATTTCCGGAATCGTGCCTCCTAATTGTCGTGGGCGTGGTAATTGGCGTGGTGCTCTATTTCTGCACCGATGTTGCCGTCTCCCCGCTGACTCCCAATACCTTCTTCTTCTACATGCTGCCACCGATTATCCTGGACGCAGGCTACTTTATGCCCAATAGATTGTTCTTCGACAACCTGGGCACCATCCTGCTGATGGCGGTGGTCGGAACCATCTTCAACATAGCCACCATCG GTGGCTCGTTGTACGCCTGCGGAAAGATGGGAATTTACGGGGAAAGCGAGACTCCGGGTCTAATGGACGTGTTTCTATTTGCCTCACTGATATCTGCTGTGGATCCGGTGGCCGTTTTGGCCGTATTCGAGGAGATACATGTGAATGAGATCCTGTATATTGTCGTCTTTGGCGAGTCCTTGCTGAACGATGCTGTCACG GTTGTGATGTACCACATGATGGAGTCCTACAATGAGATAGGCTTAGACAAAATCATCGCCCAGGACATCGCCAGCGGCGTGGGTTCCTTTTTTGTGGTTGCACTGGGTGGCACTGCCATAG GCATCATCTGGGGCTTTCTCACTGGCTTAGTAACCCGATTCACCGATCACGTGCGTGTCATAGAAcccattttcatatttgtgaTGGCGTACTTGGCGTATCTTAATGCGGAAATATTCCACATGAGCGGCATTTTAGC CATCACTTTCTGTGGTATCACAATGAAAAACTATGTGGAATCGAATATTTCACAAAAGTCGCATACGACTGTTAAATATGCCTTAAAGATGTTATCCAGTTCGGCGGAGACCATTATATTTATGTTCCTAGGCGTGGCCACTGTGAACAACATGCACGTATGGAATACGTGGTTTGTGGTATTGACCATTGCCTTCTGTTCAGTTTTTCGTGTAATTG GTGTCATTTTGCTATCGGCCCTTGCCAATCGCTTCCGTCTGCACAAATTGTCCCGGGTGGATCAGTTTGTGATGTCGTACGGAGGATTGCGTGGTGCAGTGGCCTTTGCCCTAGTACTGTTAGTGGACGAGAATGTGGTCAAGCAGAAGAACATGTTTGTTACCACAACGATAGCTGTGATTTACTTTACTGTCTTCCTGCAAGGAATCACTATTAAGCCGCTGGTGAAAATCCTTAATGTGAAGCGCGCTAATAAACGCAAGCCAACCATGAACGAGCGAATTCATGAAAGG TTCATGGATCACTTGATGGCTGGAATTGAGGATATAGTGGGCAAAACGGGCAACTACAATGTGCGGGATAAGTTCAAGCGTTTCGACAATCGCTTCATTCGTCCGCTGCTGATCAGAGATCTTAAG GGAGCTGAGCCAAAGATCATCGAGACGTACTCCAAACTGACAATGCGCGATGCCATGGAAGTCATGAGGCGAAATCCATCCACTATTGGCCAGATGACGGGAACCGAGTCTATGAGCGCCCTTTTCCGGAATTATACCAATAACTATATTGGCGGCAGGTGGGCACCGCCAACAATATACACCACCTG TCCCAGTCTAACAAATCTAGACAATACTTGCTCACGTAATCTGGACATGGCTGAGCTGGATTATAATCCCTCTAAGAAGGATCTGACCGATGCCAGGATACATCATCTTTTGGCCGAAGAACTGAAGCCTTATAGAAGG GCCTCAATACAAATG CACCGTCGTCTTAGTTATAGCCGACACGCAGTAGATGACAGAGACTTGTCCACTCAG GTCAATTACAAGATGCAAATGAACTTCAGGCGCATGTTTAATGATCGAAAACATCACAAACGCAGCAAACGTGGTGCCAGCAACAAG GAGGCCAAGGAGAACGTTAAGCAGAATCACGTCTCTTTCCATGACTTTCAACAAAACGGCACCACTAAGCAGCTGACCAATGGTACGGAATCGAGTTCAAACCATTCACGAAAAAAATCGTACAGAAAAAGACATACTCACAATTCACTTAACAAATATCGTAAATTAGAAATAG ACTATATTAACAATGTGCTTAATGAAACAGCAGAAGAGTGCCAACAGAATCCCAACGAGATCAATGTTGTTGGCCCGAGCGACGATTGGGATGATGGCCTGACGTTCACCGCCAAATCATCAC CTGACTCGGACCGTGCCAATAACAATTCCCTGATAGCCCACATCCAAAACCTGCCGGGTTTCGATGCCTCCAAGGCCCGTATCGTCGTCCAGCACTATGCGCCCAGGGCCGACGACTATCCGGACACAGATCTAGAGTCCCCGGAACAGGCCATTGGGCCCACGGCCGCCGAATTGATATTGCCGTGGCGGCGGGATCGTTCATACCAGAGCATTG TGGCCGAACATCCCATTCCCGAGGAGGATCGTAATCTGTCCCGCGAATCCGACGGAGAAAGGCgtgtggccacgcccaccgccacGGAATCCCAGTTGCCTTGGAAACGGCAGGGTGACGAATGCAcggatgcagtgcagcagaACGAGTTCCCCGCTTGGGCCTCCAACAAGGAGTACTTGGCCTACAATTCCCCCAGTGCAACATTCCTAG GTGGTATAAACAAGCCTAAACAGCCAAAGTCCGTCATAGGTCTCTTCCGACGTGAGAGTTCTAGCTCGAAGGCCGGGAGCGTTGGCATCGGCAGCACAGGAGCCATGGACTCTGCCGCCACTGGCTCCGACACGATGATGGTGCCCATGTCCAGCCAGCCGCCCAACACTCCATCGTCGTCCATGCACAATCCGCGGCTGGACAAGCGCTCCCAGTCGATTTCGTCCAGTTCTCTGGGCGCTGGAGCGCATCAGCTAGGTCCGGAGGGTCATTCCGGCCCATTTCCGATTACGGCCAGTCACCGGCGGAACGTACGCAGGGGCTCCATGCTTGAGCTAAGCGG ACTCATTGCAACTGGACGAAGGCCCAGTAGAATTTTGCAATTTAGTACGGGAGCAACTAATTCACTAGGGTCAGCCATGATTACAAGCCCTTCTCCTCCACCTCCTACTActtcaacaacaacaactacaaaacCTACAAGCACATCAACAACCAAGaacaacaccaccaacaattCAACAGATACAACATCAGCAAGCGCGACGAACTCGACGCCAACCTCTCCGAAATCGGAGGACAACGCTACATATACGTCCCATACAAA cGGCGTCTCAATTGAATCTGATTAA